The Deltaproteobacteria bacterium CG11_big_fil_rev_8_21_14_0_20_49_13 genomic interval CGACGAAGCAATCTCCATAAATCAAGTGTTTGCGGGAGATTGCCGCGCCCCTTCGGGGCTCGCAATGACAGAGTAAGTAGGTTTTTAGAGGTGCCTTTTATTCGATGAGCGCTATTACAGTGTTGTCCGCAACTTCTACAAGACCGGATCTAATGGGTACTTTTTCATTGTCGGGATGGGCGGCGAACCAAACGTCACCCTCTTTCAATATACTTACAAGTTTTGCATGACCGGGAAGTATCTCCATCTCGCCGACCACGCCGGGCAGAGTTACGCGGTCTACCTTCTTATTAACGATCTCTTTTTCGCTGGTCAGTATCTTTAATATCATATCAGTTAGAGATATTCTTTGACTTTTCTATCGCCTCTTCGATGCTCCCCACCATGTAGAACGCCTGTTCGGGGAGCGCGTCGTGTTTCCCCTCGCATATCTCCTTAAAGCTTCTTATTGTGTCCGCAAGTTGTACATATTTCCCCGCGTTGCCGGTGAACTGAGCGGCGGAAAAGAACGGCTGGGAAAAGAACTTTTGTATCCTTCTTGCCCTTCCGACAATAAGTTTATCCTCGTCCGATAGCTCATCCATGCCGAGGATCGCGATGATATCCTGAAGGTCCTTGTATCTCTGTAATATTTTTTGAACATCTCTTGCCACTTTATAGTGTTCCTCACCGAGGATGTCGGGGGCCAAAATTCTGGAGGTTGAATCGAGGGGATCGACCGCCGGATAGATGCCGAGCGACATCAGGTTCCTTGAAAGAACAGTTGTGGCATCAAGATGGGCAAATGTCGTTGCTGGTGCCGGATCGGTCAGATCGTCGGCAGGGACATAGATGGCCTGAACGGAAGTAATTGAGCCGTTCCTTGTGGAGGTGATACGCTCCTGCAACTCTCCCATTTCGGTGGCAAGCGTTGGCTGGTAACCAACGGCAGAAGGCATTCTTCCTAAAAGCGTCGAGACCTCGTTGCCGGCCTGGGTGAATCGGAAGATGTTGTCTATGAAGAGAAGAACGTCCTGCCTCTCTTCATCCCTGAAATATTCAGCGACCGCGAGCGCAGATAGGGCAACTCTTGCGCGCGCTCCGGGGGGTTCGGTCATCTGTCCATAGACAAGGCCGGCCTTATCGATAACGCCGGACTCTTTCATCTCCAACCAGAGATCGTTCCCTTCGCGGGTCCTCTCCCCCACTCCGGCAAAGACCGAATATCCGCCGTGATGTACGGCGACGTTGTGTATCATCTCCATCAATAGAACGGTCTTTCCAACTCCTGCGCCGCCGAAGAGGCCTATTTTCCCGCCTTTTAAGTAAGGGGCCAAAAGGTCGATGACCTTGATGCCGGTTTCGAACATCTCAAGCGATATCGCCTGCTCTTCAAATGACGGGGGAGACCTGTGAATTGGATAAAATTTCTTTGCATTTATAGGGCCGCATTCATCGACCGGCTCGCCGATGACATTTATAACTCGGCCCAAGACCTCTTTTCCGACCGGCATCTGAATAGGTTCGCCGGTATTGACCACATCCATGCCGCGAACAAGGCCGTCGGTCGCGTCCATGGCAATGGTCCTTACCGTATTCTCACCAATATGTTGAGCCACTTCGACCACAAGGTTCAAAGGCTTGTTGTTGATGGACGGGTTGGTTATCTTAAGGGCCGTGTATATCTCAGGAAGGTCTGCACTGTCCGGGAACCTGACATCTACCACGGGTCCTATTGCCTGAACGACTTTTCCCAATGCATTTGTTTCCATATAATTTCTCCGATCATCGTTTTAAGGCCTCTGCCCCGCCGACTATATCGAT includes:
- the atpD gene encoding F0F1 ATP synthase subunit beta, translated to METNALGKVVQAIGPVVDVRFPDSADLPEIYTALKITNPSINNKPLNLVVEVAQHIGENTVRTIAMDATDGLVRGMDVVNTGEPIQMPVGKEVLGRVINVIGEPVDECGPINAKKFYPIHRSPPSFEEQAISLEMFETGIKVIDLLAPYLKGGKIGLFGGAGVGKTVLLMEMIHNVAVHHGGYSVFAGVGERTREGNDLWLEMKESGVIDKAGLVYGQMTEPPGARARVALSALAVAEYFRDEERQDVLLFIDNIFRFTQAGNEVSTLLGRMPSAVGYQPTLATEMGELQERITSTRNGSITSVQAIYVPADDLTDPAPATTFAHLDATTVLSRNLMSLGIYPAVDPLDSTSRILAPDILGEEHYKVARDVQKILQRYKDLQDIIAILGMDELSDEDKLIVGRARRIQKFFSQPFFSAAQFTGNAGKYVQLADTIRSFKEICEGKHDALPEQAFYMVGSIEEAIEKSKNISN